Proteins encoded in a region of the Lycorma delicatula isolate Av1 chromosome 6, ASM4794821v1, whole genome shotgun sequence genome:
- the Arpc1 gene encoding actin-related protein 2/3 complex, subunit 1A, translating to MIEKHSFGVNPITCHAWNKDRSQIALTPNNHEVHVYQRTGQDWQLVAILDKHDLRVTGIDWAPNTNRIVTCSADRNAYVWKEGEDGKWTPTLVLLRINRAATCVKWSPKENKFAVGSGARLISICYFEGENDWWVSKHIKKPIRSTVTTIDWHPNNILLVAGSTDFKVRVFSAYVKDIEDPPPATSWGSKVVLGQMLAEFHNSPCGGGWIHSVSFSGDGNRVCWVSHDASICVADAENNNAVCKLRTESLPFLNCFWIGKNSIVVAGHGCCPMLYSVDENGQLQFVCKLDISQKKEAGGLSAMKKFQSLDRQARIENNDTELETIHQNAITCLCLYEGTKGNTKKFSSSGADGQLVLWDLQSLEGAIQGLKIV from the exons atgattgaaAAGCATAGTTTCGGTGTGAACCCTATTACTTGCCATGCTTGGAATAAAGATAGAAGTC aGATAGCTCTAACACCAAACAATCATGAAGTACATGTTTATCAGAGAACTGGACAAGATTGGCAACTTGTCGCTATTTTAGATAAACATGATTTACGTGTGACTGGCATTGATTGGGCACCAAATACAAATAGAATTGTTACTTGCTCTGCC GATCGAAATGCTTATGTTTGGAAAGAAGGAGAAGATGGAAAGTGGACACCAACTCTggtattattaagaattaatagaGCTGCAACATGTGTTAAATGGTCACCAAAAG agaACAAGTTTGCTGTTGGTTCTGGTGCTAGATTGATATCTATTTGTTACTTTGAAGGTGAGAATGATTGGTGGGTTTCTAAACATATTAAAAAGCCAATACGTTCAACAGTTACTACAATTGACTGGCATCCAAATAATATACTGCTTGTGGCAGgttcaactgatttcaaagttagAGTGTTTTCCGCATATGTAAAAGATATAGAAGACCCACCACCAGCCACTTCTTGGGGTTCTAAAGTAGTTTTGGGACAAATGCTTGCAGAGTTTCATAATTCACCTTGTGGAG GTGGTTGGATTCATAGTGTATCTTTTTCTGGTGATGGTAATAGAGTTTGTTGGGTGAGTCATGATGCTTCTATATGTGTTGCTGATGCAGAAAATAATAATGCAGTTTGTAAACTACGTACTGAATCTTTACCGTTTCTTAACTGTTTTTGGATCGGAAAGAATTCAATTGTTGTTGCT ggTCATGGATGTTGTCCGATGTTATATTCTGTTGATGAAAATGGACAGTTGCAATTTGTTTGCAAACTAGATATTTCTCAGAAGAAAGAAGCTGGTGGCTTAAG TGCAATGAAAAAGTTTCAGAGTTTAGATAGACAGGCTCGGATTGAAAATAATGATACAGAATTGGAAACTATTCATCAAAATGCAATAACATGTCTTTGTTTGTATGAAGGTACTAAAGGCAATACAAAAAAGTTTTCATCTAGTGGAGCTGATGGACAATTAGTTCTGTGGGACTTACag